In Myripristis murdjan chromosome 18, fMyrMur1.1, whole genome shotgun sequence, the sequence CTTTGCTAACTTGGCAATCGTTTTTTCTCcagcatgtttttgaaaggaatCAATTGGATTTTTTAGGGTTTTAAAATGTTGGACCTAATTCATAAGACACTGCTACTACACAAATGCACGAGTGATTGTATCAGTCTCACTGCTCTGCATTTGACAAGTATGACACCTAGACAAGatataaaacaaaccaaagtcTCAGAAAGCCAAAGGTGGAACTTGCATCATTAACTTCTCTAAAACTTCTCTCCAGACCAGCAGCGATGACTTGTTCCTGCCACCCTACCACGAAGAAGAGATGGTGGACAACCTGCTGTCCGGtgagggggagggagaaggCGGCTTGTCGCTGGCTGAAGCCCTGCTGCCCCTGGCCGAGCTCTCCTCGCCGCCCCTCATCCCCTGGGTCTTCTCCACCCGCTACAAGACGGAGCTGTGCACCAGCTACGCCGCCACGGGCTTCTGCAAGTACGCCGAGCGCTGTCAGTTCGCGCACGGCCTGCAGGAGCTCCACGTGCCCTCCCGCCACCCCAAGTACAAGACGGAGCTGTGTCGCAGCTACCACACGGTCGGCTACTGCCCCTACGGCCTGCGCTGCCTGTTCGTCCACAGCCCCGCGGAGCAGCGGCCGCGCCACCGCCGCCGGAGGAACGTCCCCTGCCGCACCTTTCTCTCCTTCGGGGTGTGTCCATTCGGCACCCACTGTAACTTCCTGCACGTGGAGGGTGGAAGTGGCGCCGAGGAGGCCCCCGACGGCAGCGAGAAGGCAGCTCGACCCGCTCCTGGCTCCGAGCTCCAAGCCAAAGAATGGAAGCCACGCGGAGCTCTGTGCCGGACCTTCAGCTCCTTCGGGTTCTGCCTGTACGGCACGCGCTGCCGCTTCCAGCACGGCCTCccaaacaagatgaaaaacatcGATAGCAACCCGGGTCAGGGTGGGGCCCTCTCCCCTCTGTTGTCCCCGGGTTCGGAGGCGCTCTCCCCGGTCTCGCCCTTCTCGTCCACCTCGTCCTCaggctcttcctctcctccgccGTCCGCCTTGGCCTCCCCGCTCACCACCCCGCCTGTGGAGGCCACCATGGCCCACAACGCGTTCACCTTCTCCAGCCAGCACCTGAGCGAGGTGCTGCTGCCGCTGGCCCTCCACCTCCAGCAGCTGGAGAGCCGTAAGGCCATGGCGGCCAGCGCCCAGGACATCTGGGACAATCGGGCGCTGTAGCCGGGAGCAGCCCCTGTTGGCACTGGCCACGACTGAATTATGTGCTGtatatagttttatatttttccccTAAGACAtagcacctttttttcccccttgaaGGTTAGCTGGCCTGTCCATATTAACTTGCAGGCAGTCTGACCATGACTTCACTATTTGTTCTGGACAAGTTGTCTCAGTGCAGCAAtgagtcattttaattttttttttttttaactgttgtaCATATGTATTTAAGTGTTATTCTAATGTCTCTGTAGACCAGACAGTCTGACCGGGTGACTAAATTTGTTCTAGACATGTTGTCGCAATGCCTAATTAGAACTTTTTGACTTACCCTAACTATTGTACATATCGGTATTTAAGATCTGAGTTATTCTAATGTCTGGCATCAGAATGATGAATAAAActtaacatttttaaacctGTACTTCTCACACAGTGGTCtgttcaaatgcaaattgtacTGCACACTTCCCCCTCCTGTGCATTTGAATGCAAACTTTGAAAGTGACCAAAAATTGTCTTGAGCATTTAATTTAGTGCTGTAAGGGTAGTAGAGCACCAAAATCTCAGTTAAAGTTAAATGCAGGGAGCAATATTTCTCTAATCTTGACCAAAATGCCTCACAGGACCTTGCAAGTACATAATGACTAAATTGAAGATGACGGCCGACTTGGATACTACACAAGCTGACCTAATAGTCCAGTAGAAAAGCTCAAGGGTCACTTGTAACATTTTACATACTTATATGATATTAAAATGAACAGAAGCCTCATAGTGCCAATTATGCAAAGGAGGCCCTGTAGCACTCCCTGTCAACTCTGAAAAAGCACTATCAGTAATGACAGTGGAATGCTGTTACCTGTGTGATTTCAAAAAATACAGCTGAAATTGTTTCTTGACCAGCCAATAACTTCTCAGATTATGCCCATCTGAAGTGATTAAAGTTCTTCAATTTCCACATAATTGCTCCTTCCATCAGTATAGTCCACTTATGTTCCTCTGCCTTCTTCCCTCCCCAGCCAGCTTCCACCTGCCACACCTGCTCATCATCCAATCATCTGTgtgcattttgcttttttcactcAGTTGCTTATGTTAGTTTATTTCTTCAGTTTCCAGTTAGTTTAGTCATCCGTTTTCTGTTCGGGTCACTATTCCAGGCTCACCTGtacatctgcatcttcatctgttGTCTACAAGTAGATACTTGCATCTTATCTGCCTCCAGGCTCTCTGTTTAGGCCTACCTACCTGCACCACTGATCCCTTTTGTTTTGGATATCTTAAATGTTGCATAACACCCCAGACTGTTGTGTGTATTCACAGTCAAGACCTGAGCTGGTCTGAAGCCGCAGCTCTGGCGATTCCATTGGTTAACAGACACAAAGATGTCTCAAAGGCCTTAGTATGAGGCTGGAGCTCTATGGGGTGAAGGTATATTGCTAGATTCAGAGAGACTTAACAGATCACTTTGGGCCCACCTTTTTTGATTCAGAAATGTGAAGAAATAGAGTTTTTCTGCTATATTTGGAAATTAAACAACCTTATCGGCTTCAGAAGGGCATCATTTGGGAATAACATAATCGGCTAGGTCAACATACATAAGTTAAGATAAAATTATTTGTGAATATACAACAAACACATGGAAAGCCATTCCCCAAAGTGTCATCAAAGGTAAGTACTGTTTCAGAAATGACATATGGCGGGTGCTAAAGGGCCCTTGCTTAATCACTTTTCTCAGGTTTTGTGGAGCATgaaacatcacacaaacatggagATTTGTACTTTTATATCACAAAGTGGACAAATTTGGTCCTTTTTGAGCTGTTCTAGTGGACTACAATGGCATACGGCTTAAATAGGAGGGCCCACGCTTATCcacttctttgtttttgtaacaccTACAACTGTAATTATCTCAAATTGTTTGTGGctacacattatttttattttttattttattttatttttttagttatgTGCTGAGAATGGACATGAACTAAACCTAGTCTTTGGTACAAGGGGGTGTGCAAGGGGACTGCAGTGACAGAAGAATATTGAGCCTTCATAACTCATATCCCAAGAAATATTTTTAACCTTGAAATTtagaacaaaataaatcagcatACAATAATTTATCAAACAATGCTACAAGATGCTGATCAGTATGCAAGTTACTAAAAGGCAATataaggtaagaaaaaaaaagtctgtgccCAGCTGAAATGCACCCATTTTGGCCCATTTgctaaggttagggttagggtaagttGGTTATGCTAAAATTAGGGAAAGGctggagagaatgaatgaaagtcaatGAGGTAATGACAAAACCTCTGATGTTCTATTGACCAATCAGTGCGTCAACATCTCTGTCAATGGCGGGCCCAACCTTGTCAAGTTAACCAGATTGTTACCGGATATTAGTCGATTTTCCTTTCAAAGTTTATATTTTAAGGGGGAGACAAGTTATTTAAAGTGAGAGATTAACAATTTCTTGGggataaaaataatttaatttcctACAATGTACTGTGGAAGtctgattttttccactttgatacTTGGTattacggaaaaaaaaaaacttagcaaTGGATtgcctcatttattttgaaggttgCAACCGGATGTTTTCGTCTTCAACGCTAGTACACTTGACAAGAATTTGGAGCTCCTTGTTTTGGTGTTGCAGTAATTACGTTGATGCGAATAATTTTCTTTTGACCCTATTTTCAGTCGTCCGAAGAGGTAAAGTACACACAACACCACAATTAAGCGCATTCGCTGTGTTTTGCAAGTTGTTGTTTAAGCGGCAGGTTTTACTTTTACCGGGCTAGTTTGGAAACCAGTGATGGCTCAGACTAGTTTTTGGAATACGAGCATAAGTTACTGTGAGAATCGTCCGGCTTCTTCATTCTGTATTTCACTGCTGTCATGCTCCTTTAATTACACATTTCACAGCTCTAACTCCCTGCTATGAGCGCCCAATTTGTTTCTTTATTCCTTTGTAAGTGGTCTGTTCCAGTTGATAGATGGAGCCTACTTAGCTCTCAAATGGCTGTGCAGGGAGTGCGCTAGCCTGTGCGCATTCACAATGAAACTCCGAACCCCGTTTAAAAACATGGCATTTTAAACTTTTCGCTTCGTCGGTAAGGCACACACGCCGTAGTGAGCAAATCAACACTTTTATATTGATGGCTATCGTCTTCTGCTGAATTCGGCATATAATTGATCCACCAAATAGCACTCATTGTTTATAAAATCGAGCTAAACCTTTTGAAACGACCTAAAGGTGCCCGCTATCTCCCGTTAG encodes:
- the cth1 gene encoding cysteine three histidine 1, which gives rise to MFETSSDDLFLPPYHEEEMVDNLLSGEGEGEGGLSLAEALLPLAELSSPPLIPWVFSTRYKTELCTSYAATGFCKYAERCQFAHGLQELHVPSRHPKYKTELCRSYHTVGYCPYGLRCLFVHSPAEQRPRHRRRRNVPCRTFLSFGVCPFGTHCNFLHVEGGSGAEEAPDGSEKAARPAPGSELQAKEWKPRGALCRTFSSFGFCLYGTRCRFQHGLPNKMKNIDSNPGQGGALSPLLSPGSEALSPVSPFSSTSSSGSSSPPPSALASPLTTPPVEATMAHNAFTFSSQHLSEVLLPLALHLQQLESRKAMAASAQDIWDNRAL